From the Tigriopus californicus strain San Diego chromosome 4, Tcal_SD_v2.1, whole genome shotgun sequence genome, the window GGGtctattttttatctttcaagGGGATCAACGCACGGGCCAATAACCGAGAGTAAGAGTGATCGTACTTGTTGATCAGCTGGCAATCAGTCCTCTGAGATGCCACAATTGAGCAACATTGAACCTGAGGGACCCGAGGGATAAAAGTGATAGCTAACAAATGGCTCAATGCCGCCGGCTGAGGATTAGCGAATTACGTGTGTACAAGGAGAAAGccatttttaaagcaaatcAACTGCAGATAAACAGGCTCTTAAAAAACAGAATTCGGTGAAGAAAAGATCACTTAAATAGAGCCAGAAACATTTATGGATTGTCAGGTATCGGGCATTTTATCATACCTCATGGTGCGAAATCATAGATGATCGTGTTATCTTTTGACCAGGTCTTTTCATGAATAGAATCCAGGGTAGCCATTGAAGGAACACAAATTTGATGATGTACGGCATGGTATTCTCTGTTCCGAATTGTCGATGAAAATTGAGCACCAAAATGGCATCGACCTGAAAGAGGTTGAATACATACAAGCCTACAAACCGCTTTAGGCTTGTCATTTCCTATGCTAGCCCATCAATTTTTTCGGGTTGACCCCCCAACTCACCACCGAGGCTGCTACCATGACCATGATACAGGAGAAATAGATGCCGAGGAGTGGCGTCTCCGATGATTGTGGCGTCAGTTCCGTGACCATGTTCATGTAGAACGTCAACGCCATCAACACGGTAATTTGCAGCGTGATCTTCTCGCCCGATTCTGGAGGTAGATAGAATCCAAAAATGGACATTGAGGCTGCAAACAAATTGGTATTGTCCTTATCTTCTTACTGCCACGAAGTGTATGTACATACTAAAACAATCTACCAATCAAAACGCAGGGAAGGATCAACGTTGAAAAGTAGTACATGGTTCGCCGGCGAAGATTCAACTTGAAAATGGCTTCAGTGTAGTTGCTTCCATCGAAACTGGACAGATGGCGATACCCTGGGAAACCCAATAATTTCCATTCCTACAACAAATCGTCTCAATAGTCGAATTCTTGGGTTGTGGAGTTGGGAGTTACAGGCTGGCAACAACTTACGCCATTTTCAACATAACCACTGAGATCTGCCGAGGTTCCATCCaatgaaatgttcaatttggatGCATCGTATGTCCAACTGATGAATTTGAAGACACACTCTTGATCATCAAAAGGAAACCACAAAATATTTATCTAAgggcaaaaatgaaatcaacttCACTCGAGTGGCTGCTCCGGTCACACCATAAATTAGGGATGTTTCGTTGGTGACGTCGAAAAGATGAACTTCATATTGACACTAAAAGATCAATTTTgcctaataaaaaaaaatgaatcgatccatttttttcaaaatttcagatTTACTGTTAGTAGATTATTAAGTCACAAAGGaggtcgttgttgttgttgttgtcgaaAACGAAAATTTGCCTCTAAAAAATGTAACCAATTTTGAACCTAGGGAACCGAGAAGAACAAGTTTGATTTAGGTTGTGTGTGCTACATTGCGATTGTGCAATTTCTACACCATGGTTTCTTCCATAGACGACAGATCTATTCCGAGATCCAGCGACCATTCAAACATCAGGGAAGGTGTActttcaattgatttcaattattCAATCATTCAGTTTGAAGGAATGAAAGCCAATATGTCTTCGGGCTAAATTCAGAACCAATAACTGTGAATGgaattgagaagaaaacatGTTTACAAAGTTTGTTAATGTATTCCTATGGCATAATATTCCGATAGTAGTGGTCATTTGTGTTATGTAAGATTAATGACCAACCTTACACGTGGACTGGAACAAACCGGGCGGAATGAACACGCAATCCCCGTTATTGTACACCACAATATTGGTCGGATGAGTCGGATTGAACACTTGAGAAGCTGAATTGGTGAGCAATATATCGGGGGTCCAAATCTTGTGCGGAGGCAAACGGATATCTGATATGTTTCCATATTCTGTCTGAAAAATCATGGACAGGAAAAGTGAATAATTGCACGGATGTGAATGTATATGGATTCGCGatcgattgattgattgattggtgatCTCACTCACCGGGCTCCACATGAGAGAATAATCTTGCCACTTCAGATTCAACCACATGTTGGTGCTGATCACTTGGTCCTTTTCGTTGATGTCAATGATCTGTTGCAGTtctagaccaaatttcaacTCCAAGACATCCAGCTCATTAACCACCGGTCTTTCTTCGATAGTGTACTACTTGAATCAGCGAAAACAAATTAAGTTTCGAGTAATGCTATTACACTCAATGCATAAAATTTTGTGCCAGATTGTATACATTTGGATCACTGAGATATATTGGCTGGCCAAAACATTTAAAGGCTGTTCTCATAAGGTTAAGCATGAGGCGGAACCTATGCGGGTAAAACCTATATTTGAATGAAGCGCTGCATTTTGAGCGTATTAAGGTTTACCAAGGCCTGTTCGAGCTTCAatccattttcaaacctttcaGACGTCCTAGAGGTAGAACTATTCCTACTGCCCATCAGGATATGAATTATAACTTGGCTTCTACTATGTTTTTATTAGACAAATTGTCATATCGATATTTTACCTATCCCCGACCTATTATTTTGAAGAGTGCGTTGAATTATAGATTGTTATTGATTACAAAGGGGAGTTCTGCTGATTGTTATGTCTCGCAAATGGGAACTCAGCGATCGAACCCTTGAATAATCTAAACCCAGTAGGAAATGCATCTGCATTAAAGCTTCTCTATATAGCGACAAAAGGACCAGCAAATACCCTCCGGTCCACCCTCCCGCCAAACCAGAAGGGGGAGCCAACATTACCGAGGACTGTCATCAACAGAGATGTCCTTACGTACCTTCCGAGCAATGCTGACGTCGCTTCCACCAGGCAAAAGATCATCAATTAATCGCCTCTCATGGTGCTCTTGAAAATGCGCCCTCCCTATCAGGAAGGTCACCATGAGCCAAATTATGACACAAGCCCGTTCCCATTGAACCATTTCCCAAATGCCAATGAACACTGATCGGGATTGTTAGTCACTATATCAAACAATGACGGTGTGCAATTGATGAGATCTGAACTTCATTTCTGAACGTCAAAAGCGCTTTCTTATGCCATCTCTAAGGGACGTGACTTTCTGGCTCCAAAGTATAGATTTACTACTACGAGACGAGGGAAAAAGAAGATGCGAAGCACCCGTTCCGAAACCCGGCCCGAATATACAATCAACGACACTAAAATAAACCCCAAATTGCTCATCTGGGTAgtgtttattttcatatgaTTTTCGAATCTAAGTCCAAGCTTGGCCCAATcgtgagagagagagcctgCGAAATAGACTTGCATGCTGATATGAACTTGACGACGGGCTGGGCCCGTATTGCGGCCAATTGTTTTAGTGAATCATGTCGATCGTCTCGTAAGGTGTGTTAAACGCGATGATTTCACCCTCCCTTTGAAAGGCTGGAGTCTAGTATTGCACAGTAGCAGTGCAATGGAGTCAACTATGAGATCAGAAAACTGGGCACGGAAACTGGGTCCCAAAGCTGAAAAGAAACACTTGTTCAAGTGACAGGCTCTGGCGAGAATTGGCATGAGCTCGAGGAGGGAGCGATTGTTGCTCTCAAATCTTATCTTGCATTGATTTCGTAAAACAAAGAACAAAGTGggtttgaggaaaaaaataaagccCGAAAGCTTAGGTGTATGTCTAACAGTCTCACTGGGTGTTGGTCACCATCACTTTGACAAATGATTCGATTTGTTGGCTTGTTTGAGGGGACAAAATTGTAAGAGTGTTAAATTCCAGGATTCTAGCcttttgatggatttgaaatATCGCTGCAAGGAAGAGAATCGTCGTAAGATCGACATGCTGATGAAATGAGGTGAAGAGTATAATCAAAGTAATACTAATCTACTAAACTCGGTACTCTCTCTCTTATGGACGAATGCATCATTTCacatttatttaaaaaaaaacatgttacAGCCACCGGTGATATTTGAAGCTTCTGTAAACTCAAGCAGGAGAGGAACATAATCAACTTCAAGGCCGTGCCTCCCTTCGTGAGTACTGTTAAGTTAGAGTTTTATTGCAGAAATTGAGCTGTGCCACTCCACTTGGTTTCGTACGAAACAAATGCCCGAGGCATTCATTTGTTATAATAATATTGACTAGTGCCCTTTATTATGAGAGTACGACAGCGAGTTCAGCGCCCCAAGTGACGAAACTTAGAACCTTCAAATTCCGTCCCAAAACAAGTCATTCACAGTGGGACTAGCTCTATATCAATCGCTTTTCAATAAAACGTTGGGCCCATAAGAGTTTCTTTAGTTACTTTTGATCAGGTCTTGAATGTATTAAAACAGTTTTTGAACCTATTGCGAGAtattgaactttgaaaacatATATTTAGTCTCTTTTTTTGTGGAAAATTAATGATGTGGGGGATTACCATGACCGATTTTGTACTTTTAAAACTATGACAATATGATAACACACCTTGCTTTTCTACTTTATTGATCAGAATTGGCTTTGAACAATACATAATACACTACACTTAATGCACACGATTAATCCATTTATTTCTATTCATGGAGGGTGGCTGACACGTTTATCAAGATACTTTATTTTTCTAACTGATGGTCCCAATGTTACCCTTGAGCAAGTTGAAGCTTAACAAGGTCCCTTTTACATTgctttatttcattattgGTTGCATTTTGTAACCATGAAACCCAAAGCATGACAGAATGAATCCTCAATTTCTTCTATACATTTTTAAATTCTTTGCTCGCTTATTTTGGGGTTCATGGCAACACTATGAAGTATAAAGAGCGttgcaaaataaaacaatgtcAAAGTCTTCTCAAGTAGGTTTGAATAACAAATAATGCAattcttattcaaaaaatggaatgctTCCACCAGGCTTCAAAAAGTATAAGCCATCCGTTATACAATTGATTCCAAGTGTGCATGTTCCATAATGGTTTATAATTGTTGGGAACAAACAAAGCCATTTCTGGCCATGAAATCGGAGAACCAGGTTCCTAAACTTGGTTTAAAGTtcacaaaaatacaaaaattgaagttACCAGCAACATCAATTTGCTACAAATAGCACACTGAAAATATCTATCTTCAAAGTTTGCGGTGAAATGGGCTTGAAAATGGTTCTTAAAATATTAAGACCCTATTCAAGGGGGTCTGAAGAGCAAATGAATCCATATAGACAAACCTCATAGACATTACTTTTTGTTTAAatgcgtttgatttggatctggtcATACTGTGAATGAGTTGtttagaaattgaaattgaagagatTGAAGGCTTAAAGTTTCGCGACAAGGGGCGCTGAACTCGTTGTCATACACTCTTATTACAGGACACTATAGTTCTTACAAGTGGTATAAGCTGTGTGATCTAAGTGTAACCAATGATCATTGACTAAAAGCAAGGCAATGGAGCCGGCTAGGTTGGCCTTTTATTCAGACCAGATCAATCAATATTTGGGTTTCATGGGCCTGACGAACCAGGTTCAAATTGGATATGTCTGAGCTAATCAGTTGTACGCACACTTTTGACTCAACTCTTGGACAATATCAAGTGTGAAATGGAGTTGATTCCTGACCCCACTAGCTATTATCACTGTAGTTCTTGCTAATTGATAAATATTCAAAGCttaatgcattttcaatgaaCTCTTTAAGAAAATAGCCGAAATCCAAGATGCTGTTAACCAAGTGAAAGTTCGATTTACTCCTCAACGGGAGATTGTAAATGACGAAAAGGAAGAATGACAAGACTAGAAATCAAAAATTACTGGGCCCTTTGATGGACAAGGTAAATTCTAGGCCACGAGGGACCTGCCATTAAAACCAAAATACATTATTTACAAGCTACCGCACAACTGAGTTCCACCATTCATTTGTAAAACAAGATAGACATGGCCACCGACCCTCGAAACCATTTGTTTTGGAACCAAGCTGTCCACATTAGAAAGGGTGGACCAAAAAAATCCTCTTGAAATTTTCCTTAGGGGATAAGTATCTCCAAACGGCCATGGCATATCTTAAACTATTGTCTTCAATGCAATGTGAGAGAAGGCACCTCCTCTTGTTAACAATTGTATTTCAATTGACACGTTGATTGAAAATCCCGCAATGTGAATGTTTGAAGCAAAGTCAATGGTGCATTTGATTTTCTACAGCTTATTGTTTCGAAGAAAACATTAAGCGAATTATTCGCTGTATCATTAGGTCACTCAAGTTGAATGTTCCCTCTCCATAGATTCTATACCACACACTAAGAATCATTGCGTACGTAGTGCTCATCACTGCATCTTAACCTTGACCCGAAACAAAGATTGTGTTCTCGAAACATCAAGTATGGGAAATATAATCTTTATAATGATGCAACAAGATGGAGCAATCTTTAAATTCGGGTTGGTATTCTCATCTTAGAATTCCATGAGCctcgaaagaaagagagggcGAGTCTTATTTTGGTCCCACCCCTGTGTGCTGCCGCGCTGTCCCCTTCAGAATTGGCTCTCGTGCTTTGCGGTCCAAGGGTTAGTAGATTGTACATATCTACGAGAAACACACTGACTGAAAGTCGAGTCCGAAATGCTGCGCTGTCAAGCACTGCTCGCCTTCCTCGCCTCCTTGAAACGACAAGATACCTTCATTCCATGATTGATTGaggaaaattgtattttttcgAGATCCGAACGAGAACAATGTCGTATTGGAAAAATGGTTTGTTGCTAATCGCTGTGCTGGAAAGCGTTTTTGAACAAGCAAACACCAACGGAATGAACGAGCTCCTTCTGAGCGAAATCACATCGTTTGTTTTGGATAATGGTTACAAGTTTGTGAGTGTCATATCCAACGGATTTCCGAACTATGAGACCAACCTGACCTTGAAATTACAAGCCGAGACGGACATTCGAACCAGAGTAGTCGACAATGATACTTTCAGAGAGCATTTCAACTTTGAACTAGATTTCATGATCATCTGGGAAGACATGCTGGACGAGGATCGATTGCCCCAAACTTTGGAACTCCTCACTcagatcaaaatcaaatttgctcttttAGTCGTGCCCATACTCGATGAAGCGAGGAAGCgatttttccatcaatctaTGACAAAGTTAATGAagaatgcatatttttatctGGTGTGCCTGAAGGCTTCCGCTGGAGATGGACCCAAAGCGGTATTCAAATACATCATCTCGCTGAACTTTCAGCCCCAATATGTCGAAAATGATGTGATGTTCCACTCAAATTCTCGTTTGGTTTGGGAAAGCTTCAACCTCCAAGGACTTTCTATTCGCTCGGTGGCCTTGAGTTGGTCGCCTTACTTAAACTTAAAAGATTGTGATCAACAAGGTGACAATTGCTCAAGCTCAGGGTTCCTCGTGGACTATGCTAATCTCATTGGTCGCTTGTTCAATTTCACCGTCGTGTCCACCCAAGATAAAGACCTGAATTGGGGCGTGGTACCGATTTCAGGGCCGTTCAATTCCAGTGGAACTTGGGGAGGAACCATGGGTGATGTCATCAATGGCAAGTTTGATCTGTCCTTGAGTCAATGGATTTGGAACATTGAGAGGCAGGATCTGCTGGATTTTGTCATCACCTCGAGTAATTGGCTTCAACTAGCCCTAACGCCTCAGCTCCCTGAAGTTGACACTGGTAGGTGCCCGTGAAGCCTGTGACCTTGCTTTCAATTGCTTGTCCTTCAGCCGCTTTCGGACTTTATCTCCTTTCCAGGGCTCTTCTTGCGGCCATTCACTTACGACGCTTGGATGGCCATTCTGGCCATCACTGGAGTGGTGATCGTGGCGGTTTTGGCGCCTTACTTGATCTTTTATTACTATGAGTACACCACCGGGTACATGATCACCTCCACCACGGGGTGGTATTTCTTTGTGCTGGTCAATGCATTTTACGGGGGCGCCCTGACCATGTTCTTTACCAGCGAGATCACCATCCCATTCAGGACCATTAGGGATGTGATGCAAGCCTATCCGGATTACAAGCTACTAATGATGGATGGTAagggtggtggtagtagtcTCAAGGGAGATTAAATCCTGTTTAAGATTAGCTTTAACAGAAATCTTACACATGTAGGAAACGATGTCCACTTCCAGTACAAAGCCTTGCAGGGCGACCCTGACTATGCCACGTTTTGGAATAGGGTGGTGAATCAAAGGGCTGAAACCGTAGTGGGCTCTCTGGAGGAAGGGCTCCAAAAGATCCAATCCGAAAGAGCGGTGTTGCACGTCTTTGCCGGAATGCTTCGTGGATACTTTCAAGACAACCCATTTCACCAACAAAATCTGAAGATATTTGCCCAGCAGAAGCCACAATTTCAAAGCATCATATTTCCCTCCAACTCGCCTCTGCGAGCAGTTTTCCAGTCTGGATCCCtgattttgagggaaaatggTGCGGAAGAAAAGTTATTGGCCCAATGGGAAGGACCCGAGGTTTCGTCGTCCGGGGGCGTGGACAAAATGGTACTAGAACCAGGGCAAGTCATTCTTGTGTACATCATCATGGGCGGGGCACTCTTGGTGTCCTTTATCACTTTGGGAATTGAAGTTTTGTGGAAAGGtgttcaaaatggaaaccCTCCACGCGGTATGAAAAAGGGTCATGGACTGCATCATGGACCAACTTTAATCAAGAAGGCATTCGCAAATACCTAGAACTACGGTCATCTTGTATCATAAATGGACATCTTTTATATAGGACTGATTACTTGAactcaaatatgaaaaatatggCTGGCATAGGACAGAGGAGCCGTGAGATTCGGTTGGATTTGGGTTTCATTCACATCGGAAGGTGATAAATTGCAATCATGCAACCTCGGTCACCtattcagatatttttttgcgcTGAATTTCAACGACGGGGAACAATTCTGATACTGGATGGACTATATCCCGACATGATTTATATATCCAGGACGGTGaagattatttctttttcttctttgggggttttgggtcgttacaactacatcaaattaaaatgtaatgggattacacTTTCGTTTTCGAAAAAGGGAACGAATAGCAGCAATTTCGTTAATTGTCATTTCCTTACCACTCTCCTACTTAACGGGTGCTCGCtcctcttcaaatttcagtGTTAATGTTAGTATCTCTGCATCTACTTATGCTTTCTGCCacctcaaatttgttggtgcATTACGCGAATGTAGAGATAAATAAAAAATTACTATTTATATCTTGACTGGCTTGGAATCGCATTTCCACTTTGTGGAAAGAAGTCcgtttttttaaaatggagGACCTAGTTAGTTCTTGAAAATAACGTCCATCtggaaattcatttcaagatATCCCCAGGATTCTCAGGGTGGCGGGTTCATTTACTGGCATACTTTGGAAATGTCGACTAATGGAAAAATGATACAAagaattgttgttgtttgagCCAGGATTGAATGCAAAAACTTAATCAATAATGATCCAGTGCAATGAATCCACATTAAGCACGGCCAAAGCTTTGCTGGAGTCATCAATATCGatgcaaaagcaaaaaaaaccgtcTCCCACAAGTCGGGATGAATTTCTGCTTAGAATTGTAAAACCTGAAACCTCCCAACAGGCACCACATGGTGTAAAGCTCAATCTTTGTAACCTAGCCACTGTCTTTATGTCTGATCAATCACTTTGGCATAAAAGAACCAAAGCTGGTTCCCGAACCCGACGAATCGAAAATTTTAAGTCAATATTTTATTAatgtaaaaataagttttgcAATTGGTAAGTCCATGGAAAATATATAAAAGTCTTCAATAAGTTATAAAGGCGtattctttttcttgacaCATGAAACTGTTTTTTTGATCACATTATAAATTACAAACAGTCCCTAGGGTTATGATCTAATCAAGGAAACTTGCTAGATTAATTGTGTCtagcgatgggaaaaattaGTAAATCATTCCCTTATAGGTCAAGAATCCATGACAGGTTATTCCCATAGGGTCTGTCAAAGATATCTTTAGAAAAGTTGGCTAGTTAACGTCTTTTAAGAAAACCAAATGATAGAGGCAGGATATATCTAAGTAATGACAATAATAAAGATTTGGCCGAAAAAGGGCTCATTATTATTTTGACAAGAATTTGACAAGAATGTGAGAGACCACAAGCAGCGACATTAGGATTGAATTAATTTGCTTGCAAAAGAAGGCCCAACTTGGTTATCCGGTTGGATGACCTCTTAGATACCCTTGAACGAATTACCAATGCGTGAAATATGTGAACACAGTAATATGGACTAATTGTTCGCAAGGATCAATCTAACCTGAAAATCCAACAACAGGGGCCCTCAAAAAATATGTACGCCTGCATCTTTGTATCCCAGAATGGGCACGATAACAGTGTATTGTATTGAAAACTGTATGTATCCAATGAGATGCTCGTCTCGCAATAAAGTCTttacaaaaaatatatgtgCAATAAGAAACTAAATTAGAAACTACCGAAGTTACGAAATATCGGGAGTCCGGCTGCAAAAGCTAGGATGCCTTAATAAAAAGAAAGCGGACACTAAAAGCATGCCTAAAACGTTTCCTTAGCAATTTTTTTCCTAGGACTCTTCCTTGATGTTCTACGTATTTGGCTCGATTTGATTTcgtttgaaagtgcaaaaattcaATATACATACATGAAACCAAAGTCACGATCTAGAATGTTGAACTGATAGTGGTAGTAGCATTGGCTCTTGAAATGGTGATGAAGGTGGTAAGCAGATCAAAAGGTCAGAATGTCAGTGAGAAACTTGAGAAAAATATGCCGACTGCTCTTTGATTATCTGGCTCCGAATGGCAATTTTTCTAGACGGCGAATAGGGCAGAAGATGAGGAAAGAGAatcgagagagaaagagaggaacagagagagagaaagagaatgagagagagagaggagtaAGGCAAAGGGAAAGAAATGAGAGATGCAAAAGAAGCCCACAAGCACCGAACGGATA encodes:
- the LOC131879134 gene encoding acetylcholine receptor subunit alpha-type acr-16-like, which encodes MVQWERACVIIWLMVTFLIGRAHFQEHHERRLIDDLLPGGSDVSIARKYTIEERPVVNELDVLELKFGLELQQIIDINEKDQVISTNMWLNLKWQDYSLMWSPTEYGNISDIRLPPHKIWTPDILLTNSASQVFNPTHPTNIVVYNNGDCVFIPPGLFQSTCKINILWFPFDDQECVFKFISWTYDASKLNISLDGTSADLSGYVENGEWKLLGFPGYRHLSSFDGSNYTEAIFKLNLRRRTMYYFSTLILPCVLIASMSIFGFYLPPESGEKITLQITVLMALTFYMNMVTELTPQSSETPLLGIYFSCIMVMVAASVVDAILVLNFHRQFGTENTMPYIIKFVFLQWLPWILFMKRPGQKITRSSMISHHEMQKLELHGNSTSSCSLLNNVLNVDDHLLRKCSTGVHEYQGFKIHACPCGRSGNIVEKELKLILTELQVITNKIHEKDRSAQFENDWKYAAMVLDRLSLVVFTFLTLLLSGACLVSAPQILVY
- the LOC131879131 gene encoding uncharacterized protein LOC131879131, with the translated sequence MSYWKNGLLLIAVLESVFEQANTNGMNELLLSEITSFVLDNGYKFVSVISNGFPNYETNLTLKLQAETDIRTRVVDNDTFREHFNFELDFMIIWEDMLDEDRLPQTLELLTQIKIKFALLVVPILDEARKRFFHQSMTKLMKNAYFYLVCLKASAGDGPKAVFKYIISLNFQPQYVENDVMFHSNSRLVWESFNLQGLSIRSVALSWSPYLNLKDCDQQGDNCSSSGFLVDYANLIGRLFNFTVVSTQDKDLNWGVVPISGPFNSSGTWGGTMGDVINGKFDLSLSQWIWNIERQDLLDFVITSSNWLQLALTPQLPEVDTGLFLRPFTYDAWMAILAITGVVIVAVLAPYLIFYYYEYTTGYMITSTTGWYFFVLVNAFYGGALTMFFTSEITIPFRTIRDVMQAYPDYKLLMMDGNDVHFQYKALQGDPDYATFWNRVVNQRAETVVGSLEEGLQKIQSERAVLHVFAGMLRGYFQDNPFHQQNLKIFAQQKPQFQSIIFPSNSPLRAVFQSGSLILRENGAEEKLLAQWEGPEVSSSGGVDKMVLEPGQVILVYIIMGGALLVSFITLGIEVLWKGVQNGNPPRGMKKGHGLHHGPTLIKKAFANT